The following coding sequences are from one Anopheles bellator chromosome X, idAnoBellAS_SP24_06.2, whole genome shotgun sequence window:
- the LOC131213586 gene encoding uncharacterized protein LOC131213586: MVACELGRRRPVARPLLVLALLAALWVDQCAQQIPRSRARNDRCPRVRAMRNFNLNAMMGAWNVIQYFASSEALPEYGCMRSLFSTSDGYVTMNFTYVFLDDPAAAFQQGNITWIIPNYEQPAHWVHAESSYEEIYNTYVIDTDYGSWALLMHCAEKTKSQKYLSALMLSRDPILAPNVVAFLREKLPRYDIDVEQMFPIRQDGCASNDAAEGGRYYVEHV; this comes from the exons ATGGTGGCTTGTGAGCTCGGGAGACGGCGACCGGTAGCGCGCCCGTTGCTGGTCCTAGCGCTGCTCGCGGCGCTATGGGTGGACCAGTGTGCTCAACAGATACCTCGCAGCAGGGCACGCAACGACCGATGCCCACGG GTACGGGCGATGCGCAACTTTAATCTGAACGCTATGATGGGTGCGTGGAACGTGATCCAGTACTTCGCCTCCTCGGAGGCGCTGCCCGAGTACGGCTGCATGCGCAGCTTGTTCTCGACGTCCGACGGCTACGTGACGATGAACTTCACCTACGTCTTCCTAGACGACCCGGCGGCCGCCTTCCAGCAGGGCAACATCACCTGGATCATCCCGAACTACGAGCAGCCGGCGCACTGGGTGCACGCCGAGAGCAGTT ACGAGGAGATCTACAACACGTACGTCATCGATACGGACTACGGCTCGTGGGCCCTGCTGATGCACTGCGCCGAGAAGACGAAATCGCAGAAGTACCTGTCCGCGCTGATGCTATCGCGCGACCCGATTCTGGCGCCCAACGTGGTCGCCTTTCTACG CGAGAAGCTGCCCCGCTACGACATTGACGTGGAGCAAATGTTTCCGATACGGCAGGACGGCTGCGCCAGCAACGACGCAGCCGAAGGGGGCCGGTACTACGTGGAGCACGTTTGA